In Syngnathoides biaculeatus isolate LvHL_M chromosome 8, ASM1980259v1, whole genome shotgun sequence, the genomic stretch agtgcccacattgaaacaagagttAGGACACAGACAGTTTAACGCTTGCGCCGCCGTGCTCACGCTAACGCCGCCACACTACCCagctaaaaaaattctatagaaattcgatagaaatctatagaatttgcaCAGAATTACAGAACTTTGGCTgtattttctatagaatttcaacagaacaaaatgtttctctagaaattctataggacttgggtcctaaagttctgtaattctttagaaattcttgaAAACTAccatagaaaatttttagcagggtaacgctagcaccgccatgctaacgctagcaccgctgcgctaacactagagcagtgattctcaaacagTGTGGCGGGCTACATTAGGGTGCCATGAGCGCTCTTCGGTGTGCAGTGGGAAGTTAaccaattttatttaattgctaaaaaaaaaaaccacattatttccaagaaataatgtatctttattcatctatttatgccagtaaggcacaatgacagacagaacaaaaacatcctcttctattagatggcaggaagtacacagtaattaattgatccatttttgtgTAATCAAACATgatttgttgggaaaaaaaaacctacctttgattacctttgatttctgattccgaaaTTAGTTCATAAAATGATGATGTAGATATGATGAGACAATTcaagacaatatttttgtttcacagtcgtaacggcccccTGAGGGAAAATGGAACTACTATGTGCCCCgtgaaaaaaagagtttgacacccttgcacTAGAGCCACcatgctaacagagccggttaaaaaacaaaaaaaacatactggtaaaaaaatcagtgagacacggcagtaacacgcgagcgcagcgctaacacagccaaaccggtaaaagtcacttcctcaacacatatattcagtctcactcttaacttttcagctcgagtgcccccttgcagtcgttagaaaaaaaaaatgcacaaatgagccgcatcaccgcataaactgcattgttgaaagcgtgtgaaaaaaagtttcagcttataggccggaaattacggtacattagtAGTATATTTACTTTGTCCGTGGGGAAGTTGTAAATGAGCAACTTTCAGTAATGTTTGAACGTGATTCTGCTCAGGCAACAGAAATGTACCCCTCCGAAACGGCAACAGGAGAGAACGGAGGCTTCCATTAACACAGCACTTTAGTCTCGCCAAGCGCACGGACACTCACTGGAAATGTGTCAATATGCTTTTCATCTATTTGGTTCACCATCCCTCCGGTGGTGCTGTTAAAAGCCAGTTGTTTCAGTTTCACCTCAAACGCGTGTACTTTTGAGCCAATCTCTCTTAGCACTGACTGACTGATTTTAAGTTACATTAATTATTTCTCCTAGTAGAAATGTTTCTTGACACTAAACCAGGGAAACTATTCAACCAACCTTCAACCTTTCACAAATTGTTGCTCTTATGTGTCATGTctataaacattcgaaaatagacattgtaatgaaaaatacatataacattattcgcttcaatgtccacacgaaaataataaatatgagcggagagcaggtcattcatgcgcaaagttgcggaagtctcattcgagattcaagtggtagccatattggctgcatcttctgtctgtgacgtcacaccgggacattcgccattgaaaagacgcTGTGTCACCTGTTATTGGAGACGAacaatattcagatttttccgacgccccttctgacacagaagctcttttcgaagaagagaacatctcacaactgagtgaagtgaccggggcaaataataccctatcgtttcgagccatatttagatgatatgcggatcactgcCAAACCACCTTCCCGCCCGAGCCAcctccgcggcagagatgagccaccccggcggtgCCACTTCccccgatcacggcttcggccggggtggcacatcgacacatttagcacccctgatttacggattacggccccccccccaactattgttttttttttttttcctcgtagctgtatacacacctacctgttatttggaacccacgaagctctcgtcctttttcGCCTGTGCaacccatttttcatgatgaaccgggtctcttggaaacttatgaagggtaaatccatccttccaagtgttcgaacaatatccagcaatacaacgagccggcattttggctaacatgaaggaacaaagagctaccttccagcaggtaaaactagtagaaacatacgagaccactTGACTgagcgtctgctactaacgtcacttcctgcttcttctcgaaaacaaatcgctcgagaggattttcatggtgcgAGTTACATAAAGCCATATacgtgaaaatcatgttttgtggtgaaaagacGGATGGGTctataccggctgccattttttccattaataacatactaaaaatcctgcatttcatgacgTTGGACCTTTAATCTTTTACGGCCTTTTCCTTTTGGCACGGCTCATTTGTGTAGCCCTTGAACTGGTGTCCTTCctgatgtgtgcgtgtgtgtttgagcCCCATGGCGGGTTTGTGACCGATGCATTATGAGCTCCtcagaacacattttttttttctatgtgaaCACGCCACATGCAATATGTCTGAATCGCCCCTTAGCAAGAATCTTTTTCGACTTGAAGAAATCACACGTTGAAAATGTGATCTGCTTGGGGTAATTACCATAGCAGGCCAAGCACACGCGCGTGTCCCGAGAGAATTTGTGCAAGTTGCtcgtaaacacacacacgacagGGAGTGGCGCGCATGTGCGTGTACGTATAACTAAGCCCTTGTTCGTCAGCGGGTGTCCCCGAACGCTTTCCTCCTGCGTCGTTATGGTCATACCGGAATTCTGCCATCCCTTAAGCCCTCCCACACCCTATAATTAAAGTCACCCGGGCAGCGGGGGAAAGAATGCTCAGTATTCTTGTTGTCGTGGCAACTGCGTGAGTGCGGGAGCGGGAGGTGCCGGTCGTAGGTGTTGGTCAATGATGGGGACAATGAGGCCTTGGTCTGTCACCTCATGTGGCGTCCTAATGAAACAGATCAAACGTGCGTGGGTGCGTGCGTGTCTTATTCCATGTACGCCCTTTTTGGAGTGATTAGGACGAGCACGAAAATACCCTCAAACATACACAATAAAGGCCCATCAAGGTAActatcacagaaaaaaatgtatatatcgAAGTAACCACAATGTGGTCTTCATGATCATAcgcactttaaaaacaaaaaataaaaagctgctgagaaacatttaaaaacaaagagaacaAATACAATTGGAAACAATGCAGAGAGCGGGATTAACTGTTAAAAAGTAAGGTTGGAGTTGATCGATACAGCAAGGTTGCAAACGTGGTCTGTGGTCTTTCAAGAAAGTAATTCCAGGTATTTGCTCAAAGCAATTctgttttctttactgcttaaaACTattatcaccttttttttttaaatttatatattaCAGTTGACATGCAGAGTAGGCAAGTGAGGGAGAGTCGCACTGCCCCCTAGtggtcttttctttttactgcTTGTAACTAGTAAAAACAACCTTATGATTCCATTAAATTTTTCCATTATAGTTCTATGCTTCGTGCTTTACATTGATTTTCTGTTTCGATCCAATAATTTCATCATTAAAATAGCTGAATTTTCACAATTCCTGTTCAAATGCATTGGATGCAAATGCGGCTACGAGTCATGTGGAGTCATTGCTCCCATGATGCTTCAGGAAAGCACGTTAACATTGAGCTGTCACGTGACTGATCCCCATCCATTTGACCAAAAGACATTGGTGAAAAAAACCTAGGAAtttgatatatatacatacatatatatggtttttcttcgggcactccaatttcctcccacatcccaaaaacatgcaacattaattggacactctaaattgcccctaggtgcgattgtgactagtgcggctgtttgtctcgatgtggcctgcgattggctggcaaccagttcagggtgtaccccgcctcctgcccattgacagcttggataggctccagcactctttgcgaccctcgtgaggataagcagcaaaagaaaatggatggatggatcccaaaaacatgcattcattggacactctaaattgcccctgcgactggctggcaaccagttgtttaccctgcctactgcccaatGACAGGTCGGATTGCCTCCGGCACTcatgcgatccttgtgaggataagcagcgaagaaaatggatggatgtgtgtgtatttatatatatcaaatcataatctaaaaacaatgaattattttctattaaagttaaaattgaaatggaaacttattttctattttgggttcatgctttttttttttttttcaaacatctgaTTTCCTCTGCAGTCAATGCCTTACTATTCATCAACCTCACTGCACATCATTGTGTATTTGGTTTTATTGAAGAAAgctttggctcatccagttatttatctctTGACAAGACACCGCAACTGAACTGAACCAAATGTTGAGAGCTGAAATGTATCCAGTGGAAGTTCctcagattcccccccccccccatggtattgtcaacatgaatgttagtctcctgttatgacaaaatagttgaagTCAATGCTGAAtacaaaacagaatatatgtgcatgaatgcgaGGGgctgagggggaagagtgaagctccagggagaagtgatacttgcgagggtggacgacttcaaatacttggggtcaacaatacagagcattggagagtgtggtaaggaagcgaagaaacgggtccatgcAGGGTGGAACATTTGgaggaagatgtctggtgttctatgtgagtCTCTACGAGGATggagggaaaagtttataaaacaatggtgaggctggacgtgatgtacagattagaaactgtggcactgaagtgacaaagaggaagcagaactggagtaagagagagcagacttggatggtttggacatgttcagaggcgagagagtgcgtatgttggtagaagggtgctgaggatgaaccTTCCAgagaaaagagcgagaggaggttgatggatgttgtgagggaggacatgaggacagtgggtgttaagagtggaggatgcacgagataggcttagatggaaaaagatggcacgctgtggcgatccctaatcgggacaagccgaaaggaaaataagaagttGAAGTCAATACTGACAGAAGATCTGAAAATTCCTCTATACATTTTCCATTGTACCTCGGAAGTCTACAAATGATTAAAACACTCACCTTTAGCtcattcaaaagagctaaaatcacccagtataatttcttttatGGAACCTTCAACCATCCTAATGTATCGGATTACCCGGAAGATCACAGACTGAACCAGTACAGTATTGTGGCATACTGAAGCGAGAATAGTGTGAAGATCCAACGAGTCACGAGTGCCCTCTCTTGTCCGTCCAGGACTGCAACGCCTTGGGAGAAACAACGTACACAAGATCGTATCGAATACAGTATTGATCAATCTCAGCAGCTACAGTGAACGAACGTTTCATAACATAATTTGTAGACAAGATCGTAGTGGTAATCGACccgaatgaaaaataaacagtgaaaatgttacaaaattcCCAAGTAGAAAATTATAAAAGGATTGCTCACGTGTGCATGAGTGTgtcagcgagagagagagagagagagagagagagagagaaaacgcGTCGGCGGCGGATGGATATGTTCCAGAAATAAAGAGTGAAAAGTCGGGAACTTCCCGTAATTTACGTCACTTGAGCGGTTTGAAACTTTTGCCTTCCGCAGGTTAAACTTTGGACAGTGCAAAGTCTAAATTCATTTCCGTCCCACAGGGTCCAATGTCCTGAAGACAAAACGATGGTTTGGCTTATTCCGTAATATCCTGTGATGCTGTTTGGATATCAAGTTTCAGACAAGACGCATCATAAATGGCGGACTGAGAGAGAAACAGGACGTACGTATCACCTGTTGGCAATtcaaaaatattaatgaaagaaaatgatcCAAcccaataaaaagacaaaaaaaaaatacattttacacacaCTGCGAATCTCTCCCACCCATCcccaaaaatcacacaaaacccAACAACTTTCGCAGAAGAGTGTTAAGTTATTGtctcaacaaaaataataaaacatgtaACAAAACACACCGGGAAATGTAAGagttaaattgtattttttagccTTTCCTGCATATGAAGTTATTCCGAATAGTTTCGCGAAACACCTTTAACTGTACCTGAGGTGACGGAACTACTTTTTGCCTCGGATTTGCACCAACGTCTGCACCCCCCCCAAGctttgtgacgtcacattccagTTGGACCGGCGCTGTGTTCCGTTGTCGAGCTTGCCGGACTGTCGTAGCCGCGGTcgggtatattttttttttctgttccccCGAAGGAAGATGGCCGCAGGTCCCCTTTCGGTGTCTTCAACCGCGTCAACAAACAACGATGGCATCCTCATCGGTGACAAACTTTACTCCGAAGTGTACCTTACGATCGACAACTctctcatcccagaggaaagGCTCTCTCCGACGCCGTCGATGCTCGACGGCCTCGACCTCCACACGGAGACCGACCTACGCATACTGGGGTGTGAGCTCATTCAGTCGGCGGGGATTCTTCTCCGTTTACCACAGGTTAGCAGCCTTACATTTTGTTCTCGAGTCCAAATGGCGAAAGTTTGTTATGTTGTCAAGAAAACACGGCACGGCCTACTAGCTTTTACCTCGCGTGTTCCGTCGCTGGCGTGGGTGACTCAAAATGGCGACCGTCCATTGTGCTCTTTCGCAGCAAAACCCGTttgaaacaataataataacgggtttttgttttcaacaggTGGCGATGGCGACCGGGCAGGTGCTTTTTCAGCGTTTCTTTTACTCCAAGTCCTTCGTCAAGCATAGTTTTGAGGTAAGTTGTGGTCCGTCTGATAAAGGCCTTCCGTGCCGTATCATGCTAGCGGAACGTTGGCCTGACGTTAGCGGGCGCCATGTTAGGAACCTGATAACGTAGTCTCCCCTTTTTGAATTGTGgataattaaaaatgacattaactTTATGTTtacgtgtattaaaaaatacTGTTATCGTGtgcatttgtttaaaattgattttatcGTGTCGTTTTCAAATGTGACCAATTTTCAGGTCTTGTGTCGTCTTATTTTTCTACGACCCCTTTCTTGCAAAcgtttgcttcatttttgtatttagaTTGTTGCAATGGCTTGTATTACCTTGGCCTCCAAGATTGAAGAAGCACCCAGGCGATTACGAGATGTCATCAACGTTTTCCATCACCTGAAGCAGATAAGAGTCAAAAAGTAAGTATTTTAACTGGACGCAGTCCTCTTGTacttttaatttcatgttttgtttcatatAAGCACTTGTTTCCTGTTGAcgtttgttcattttcataaGCAATTAtcggtgaatgttttttttttcccacctgtcAAAGTGCTCTTCTGTTTAACAATGTACCCGTACACTACTTTTAAACTTTTCAGTTTCCCTTTTGCTGGCATTTCACTAGTACATAGAAGAAACCTCACGACTCGTAGCAACGTGACAAATAACGATCATCTATGTGTAATTTATAAACATGGCATCGTTTTAATTAATCTTAAAGTCCTCAATAGCAAATACATTCTTGAATTTTAAGCGCATGACCTATTCTACTGCCCACACTGCTCATCTGACCAATAATGTTCCATTTGTGCTATTTAAATCCAGTTTTAGGGCAAGTGATCCTCTTTTGTAATAAGAGTCCAGGGCTACTACCCAAGTAGTCAAGGAGACGGATAATCGACATTTGCAGTAAATAATCATTTTGCCGTATAAAGGATAATGTTTTCTGGTTTTGAAACGATACTAAATTTAGCTTTTGCGCGAAATGACTTCATGCTTGAGTTTAGTCAACAGCTTTTCATCTTTGCAACATGTTTGGATTTTATATAAAAATTTGGGACTTGCgtatttgttttaatattcTGACAGAATATCCATGGGGCTCCCAGTTTTTGCACCATGTCTGCAACAAGTTAAATGAAAGCTTAAGTGGCACCCTAACATCatttggagtttaaaaaaaatgtccaaaatgtaattatttgaaTCTTAAGTATTTCATTAGTGTAAACAAAGTTGTGGCACTCACACAGTTAGCTTTCATATATTATGAGGTGATAAGAAAATCTGAACAGTTGCTTCAATTCTACCACCTGTgtgtttatatacagtatagaaTTTATTTTAGCGCTAATTCGCTGGTCCTTTgcttagatttttttcttttcttttgggtCATTCTGACTGTCTTGGAATTTCGGCTCATACGAGCACATTGGTCTATATTtccaaatgaatgaaataatacGAGACACGAGTAGCAGACAAAGTGAAGGGTTGAGAAAATTAGTTGAGAAATGGTTTACTGctacatggatttttttttttttttttgggggtgggggtttgccTGGCGATATCACACCAAGATGTTTCCCAAATAGgccataattaaaaaagaaaaaatcttgtCACGTTGTTATTTTTAGTTCTGGCTACCAACCTGAatgtgttttagtttttttttttttttttttttttttaaattggagaaCTGCTTTGGCAGTGTgagcattttaaatttgaatagaAGTCTGTTCATGGCGACACTATAAGACCTTGGCATTAACTTGGCTTCTTTTTTCCCTTGCAACCAACTAACAGCGACCAGCTACATTTACCGCAGCCTGGGTGATGTGGAATGGTACGTAAGATGAAGCAGTCGGCATGACAACCATGATCCGAGGGGGCCTATCTCCTCGCCCAGGCCCCTTCCTGTGGGAGACGCCCGTGGTCTG encodes the following:
- the ccnl1a gene encoding cyclin-L1a isoform X3, with the protein product MAAGPLSVSSTASTNNDGILIGDKLYSEVYLTIDNSLIPEERLSPTPSMLDGLDLHTETDLRILGCELIQSAGILLRLPQVAMATGQVLFQRFFYSKSFVKHSFEIVAMACITLASKIEEAPRRLRDVINVFHHLKQIRVKKTPSSLILDQNYLNTKNQVIKAERRVLKELGFCVHVKHPHKIIVMYLQVLECEKNQTLVQTAWVVRAGMSSSTSPAHSGPSEGS
- the ccnl1a gene encoding cyclin-L1a isoform X2, producing the protein MAAGPLSVSSTASTNNDGILIGDKLYSEVYLTIDNSLIPEERLSPTPSMLDGLDLHTETDLRILGCELIQSAGILLRLPQVAMATGQVLFQRFFYSKSFVKHSFEIVAMACITLASKIEEAPRRLRDVINVFHHLKQIRVKKTPSSLILDQNYLNTKNQVIKAERRVLKELGFCVHVKHPHKIIVMYLQVLECEKNQTLVQTAWVVRAGKSHKEPLNSASSNHMTSGSQPLPFGWQPLSTQPVVEGGARSGLSNQPTSSYFLLAHHKDLYFSLCQGF